A genomic region of Capnocytophaga canimorsus contains the following coding sequences:
- a CDS encoding ABC transporter substrate-binding protein codes for MTKKIILAFKIILIGSCTTSNNEYSEKKIFRYNEHSGISSLDPAFARTQSNIWAVNQLFNGLVQLDDSLNVLPDIAKAWEIAPNKLTYNFFLRTDVKFHKHFSFQNSDSTRKVTAHDFEYSFSRLQNSEISAPGGWILQNVRNYKSLNDSVFQIELKKEFPAFLALMATQYACVVPKEVVAYYGEDFRKHPIGTGAFAFHVWDENNKLILRKNPNYHEKDAQGKSLPYLDGIAISFYREKQSEFLAFIQGNLDFLNSIDGSYKDEILTSSGELNPKYATQIRMQKSPYLNTEYLGIVISEDNILSNKMLRKAIHLGINREQLIRFLRNGVGIPAHGGFLPKGIQGFLDENKNPYAPDKAKEIVRNYIQKHGNKPFLQIATDGNYQDICEYIQRELQKVGFDCRIDLMPSSTLRQSRATAKLPIFRASWIADYPDAENYFSLFYSKNIPPKGSNYTHFSNSQFDLWYEKSFKVPEDERLQLYQKMDSLIMDELPIIPIYYDETIRFTQKNIEGLKNNPINLLQLKSVKKQ; via the coding sequence ATGACGAAAAAGATAATATTAGCTTTTAAAATCATTTTAATAGGTTCTTGCACAACATCAAACAATGAATATTCTGAAAAGAAAATTTTCAGATATAATGAACATTCTGGTATTTCATCTCTTGACCCTGCTTTTGCACGTACACAAAGCAATATTTGGGCTGTAAATCAGCTATTTAATGGATTAGTACAATTAGATGATTCTTTAAATGTTTTGCCCGACATTGCCAAAGCTTGGGAAATAGCTCCTAATAAACTGACTTACAATTTTTTTCTTCGTACTGATGTTAAGTTTCATAAGCATTTTTCTTTCCAAAATTCTGATAGTACCCGAAAGGTAACTGCTCACGATTTTGAATATAGTTTTTCTCGCCTACAAAACTCCGAAATTTCAGCACCCGGAGGTTGGATTCTTCAAAATGTAAGAAATTATAAATCATTAAACGATAGTGTATTTCAAATCGAATTAAAAAAAGAATTCCCTGCTTTTTTAGCACTAATGGCAACTCAATATGCTTGTGTAGTACCTAAAGAAGTTGTTGCATATTACGGTGAGGATTTCCGCAAACATCCTATCGGGACGGGCGCTTTTGCATTCCACGTATGGGACGAAAACAACAAACTCATTCTGCGTAAAAACCCCAATTACCACGAGAAAGATGCCCAGGGAAAATCACTTCCGTACCTTGATGGTATCGCCATTTCATTTTATCGAGAGAAACAAAGCGAATTTTTGGCTTTCATTCAAGGCAATTTGGATTTTTTAAACAGCATTGATGGTTCATACAAAGATGAAATTTTAACCTCATCGGGAGAATTGAATCCAAAATATGCTACACAAATCCGTATGCAGAAAAGTCCGTATTTGAATACCGAATATTTAGGGATTGTCATCTCCGAAGACAACATCTTATCCAATAAAATGCTACGAAAAGCCATTCATTTAGGCATCAATCGGGAACAACTGATTCGTTTTTTACGAAATGGTGTAGGCATACCCGCTCACGGAGGATTTCTTCCAAAAGGAATACAAGGTTTTTTAGATGAAAATAAAAATCCGTATGCTCCTGATAAAGCTAAGGAAATCGTCCGAAATTATATTCAAAAACACGGAAATAAACCCTTTTTACAAATCGCAACTGACGGAAATTATCAAGATATTTGTGAATATATTCAGCGAGAATTACAAAAAGTAGGTTTTGATTGCAGAATTGATTTAATGCCTTCATCTACTTTAAGACAAAGTCGTGCTACGGCAAAATTACCTATTTTTAGAGCAAGTTGGATTGCCGATTACCCCGATGCTGAAAACTATTTTTCCCTTTTTTACAGCAAAAATATTCCGCCTAAAGGAAGTAATTACACCCATTTTTCAAATTCGCAGTTTGATTTATGGTATGAAAAAAGTTTCAAAGTTCCTGAAGATGAACGCTTACAACTTTATCAAAAAATGGATAGCTTAATTATGGACGAATTACCTATAATCCCTATTTATTACGATGAAACTATCCGATTTACTCAAAAAAACATTGAAGGACTCAAAAATAATCCTATCAACTTGCTACAATTAAAAAGCGTGAAAAAACAATAA
- a CDS encoding outer membrane beta-barrel protein has translation MKRNLLVALAMVFSASAYSQFYVAVSGGYGFEANPKVLGKEVNKTGVNELKGSYGAGFQSQIRGGYFFNKRIGAEVAVGYLHGKELQTYSVSNGVGLDITAQGRAFGASLAAIYNVTKNIYARAGVVTKIGGKTEVFTSFDLPVPKHHAKAEIKNNLHGKIPFGFIGGLGYKFKLTDKVSAFIEGEYLNINVGRKTSKLDSFSATYNGKAISKEIFANSLKGFAGSNPALAPIADQLTPLLQEEYDWSDKNAPDAPYSSVGVNVGLIFHL, from the coding sequence ATGAAAAGAAATTTATTAGTAGCTTTAGCTATGGTTTTTAGCGCATCAGCTTACAGCCAATTTTATGTTGCCGTTAGTGGTGGTTATGGTTTTGAAGCAAACCCAAAAGTTTTAGGAAAGGAAGTAAACAAAACGGGGGTAAACGAATTGAAAGGTTCTTACGGAGCTGGTTTTCAATCACAAATACGTGGAGGATATTTTTTCAATAAACGCATCGGAGCTGAAGTTGCCGTAGGATACTTACACGGAAAAGAGCTACAAACTTATAGCGTAAGTAACGGAGTTGGTTTAGATATAACCGCTCAAGGAAGAGCCTTTGGTGCTTCTTTAGCTGCAATATATAATGTCACTAAAAATATTTATGCTCGTGCTGGAGTAGTTACCAAAATTGGTGGAAAAACAGAAGTTTTTACTAGTTTTGACCTTCCTGTGCCAAAACATCACGCAAAAGCAGAGATAAAAAATAACTTACACGGCAAAATTCCTTTCGGATTTATTGGTGGATTAGGCTATAAATTCAAGTTGACTGACAAAGTTTCTGCATTCATTGAGGGAGAGTACCTAAATATTAACGTAGGTAGAAAAACTTCTAAATTAGACAGCTTTTCAGCTACCTATAACGGAAAAGCTATTTCTAAAGAAATATTTGCAAATAGTTTAAAAGGTTTCGCAGGAAGTAATCCAGCTTTAGCACCTATTGCAGACCAACTAACCCCTTTATTACAAGAGGAATACGATTGGTCAGATAAAAATGCACCTGATGCTCCTTATTCTTCAGTTGGGGTAAATGTAGGTCTGATTTTTCATCTATAA
- the ychF gene encoding redox-regulated ATPase YchF → MKAGIVGLPNVGKSTLFNCLSNAKAQSANFPFCTIEPNLGVVNVPDPRLEKLEELVKPERVLPATVEIVDIAGLVKGASKGEGLGNQFLGNIRECNAIIHVLRCFENDNIVHVDGSVNPIRDKGTIDVELQLKDLETVEKRLDKVNRAAKAGDKKAAKEQELLNRIKTTLESGNSARAVQVADDEQELMDSFQLLTAKPILYVCNVDEASAKNGNKYVDQVKEAVKDENAEVIVLAVATEADITELESYEERQMFLEDIGLDEPGASKLIRAAYKLLNLQTYFTAGVKEVRAWTIHKGDTAPKAAGVIHSDFEKGFIRAEVIAYDDFVTYGSEAKVKEAGKMRVEGKEYIVKDGDVMHFRFNV, encoded by the coding sequence ATGAAAGCAGGAATTGTAGGGCTTCCTAATGTGGGGAAATCCACCTTATTTAATTGTTTATCAAATGCAAAAGCACAGAGTGCAAACTTTCCGTTTTGTACCATCGAACCCAATTTAGGGGTAGTAAACGTTCCCGACCCGCGATTGGAAAAATTAGAAGAGTTGGTAAAACCTGAACGTGTTTTACCCGCTACCGTTGAAATCGTGGACATTGCCGGACTGGTAAAAGGAGCCAGTAAAGGTGAAGGTTTGGGCAATCAGTTTTTAGGAAATATCCGTGAATGTAATGCTATCATACACGTGCTCAGATGTTTTGAAAATGATAATATTGTTCACGTGGACGGAAGCGTAAATCCTATTCGCGACAAAGGTACTATTGATGTGGAGCTTCAACTCAAAGATTTGGAAACCGTTGAAAAGCGTCTTGATAAGGTAAATCGTGCTGCCAAAGCAGGAGATAAAAAAGCTGCCAAAGAACAAGAACTTTTAAATCGAATTAAAACTACGCTGGAATCTGGAAACTCTGCAAGAGCTGTGCAAGTAGCTGATGATGAACAGGAACTTATGGATTCTTTCCAACTGCTTACCGCCAAGCCTATTCTGTACGTTTGTAATGTAGATGAGGCTTCTGCCAAAAACGGAAATAAATATGTTGACCAAGTGAAAGAAGCGGTAAAGGACGAAAATGCGGAAGTTATCGTACTGGCTGTTGCTACCGAAGCGGATATCACTGAATTAGAGAGCTATGAAGAACGACAAATGTTTTTGGAAGACATCGGGCTTGATGAACCAGGAGCTTCCAAACTAATTCGTGCAGCTTATAAGCTATTAAATTTGCAAACCTACTTCACGGCAGGAGTAAAAGAGGTTCGTGCTTGGACCATTCACAAAGGCGATACCGCCCCCAAAGCCGCAGGAGTTATCCATTCCGATTTTGAAAAAGGATTTATCCGTGCCGAAGTTATTGCTTATGATGATTTTGTTACCTATGGGAGCGAAGCTAAAGTAAAAGAAGCTGGGAAAATGCGCGTAGAGGGCAAAGAATACATCGTGAAAGATGGCGATGTAATGCACTTCCGATTTAATGTGTAA
- a CDS encoding DUF7935 family protein yields MENQVIAFFAYCAPAIIVGVVAYYFFYTHTKNEDNRRRFLLQKENQKLSLPLRLQAYERMVLFLERINPQKLLLRLPAASLTKKEYELLLIKSIEEEFEHNMSQQIYMSEGLWNVIKTAKLATIQIIRKAAQDEALADAHAMTESIFKEFIDKATPSSSAIGYLKEELKTFL; encoded by the coding sequence ATGGAAAATCAAGTCATTGCTTTTTTTGCCTATTGTGCTCCTGCAATTATTGTTGGGGTGGTTGCTTATTATTTTTTCTACACGCATACTAAAAATGAAGATAATCGTCGCCGATTTTTACTTCAAAAGGAAAATCAAAAACTTTCTTTACCACTTCGCTTACAAGCTTATGAACGTATGGTTTTGTTTTTGGAACGCATCAATCCGCAAAAACTATTATTAAGGCTTCCTGCGGCATCATTAACCAAAAAAGAATATGAATTGCTACTTATCAAAAGTATTGAGGAGGAATTTGAGCATAATATGTCGCAACAAATCTATATGAGCGAAGGATTATGGAATGTGATTAAAACAGCCAAATTAGCTACTATCCAAATCATACGAAAGGCAGCGCAAGATGAGGCTTTGGCTGATGCTCACGCAATGACCGAAAGTATTTTTAAAGAATTTATTGACAAGGCAACTCCTTCATCAAGCGCTATTGGTTATCTAAAAGAAGAACTTAAAACTTTTTTATAA
- the recG gene encoding ATP-dependent DNA helicase RecG, giving the protein MNPEVLHTPIVYLRGVGTQRAELLKNELGIHQFQDLLNLFPNRYIDRTRFYKISELQNNSAEVQIVGKIIHLKTVSSGNNNRLVATFTDDISTMELVWFKGIKWLRDTLKINEPYVIYGKINWFNGAFSMPHPEMDLVADFNQTMGNTIQPVYPSTEKLSKRGVTNRVIRQLMQNLFQDVGKAFYETLPHSILSSLNLISKSEALVNIHFPKSQELLGKAQMRLKFEELFYIQLQLVRKNILQKQRFKGFTFDKVGEVFSDFYNNRLPFDLTQAQKRVLKEIRNDVGSNAQMNRLLQGDVGSGKTIVALMAMLLAIDNGFQACLMAPTEILASQHFQSISELLEGSSVTIALLTGSTKNSQRKIIDEQLQEGSLQILVGTHALLEDKVKFKNLGFAIIDEQHRFGVEQRSKLWKKNHRPPHILVMTATPIPRTLAMSVYGDLDISIIDELPPGRKPIQTVHRYENHRAKVYEFIKKEIDQGRQAYVVYPLIEESESLDFKNLTEGFEYIENSFPRPKYQISMVHGRMKPAEKDAEMEKFKQGITQIMVATTVIEVGVNVPNASVMVIESAERFGLSQLHQLRGRVGRGNQQSYCILLTGNKLGSDSLTRMQTMTQTNDGFQIAEVDLKLRGPGDLMGTQQSGVLALKIADLVKDQTLLRAARAEAIQLLKSDPELKTPENRTVAYTLHQLHTHKNIWTFIS; this is encoded by the coding sequence GTGAATCCTGAGGTTTTACATACTCCTATTGTATATCTGCGTGGTGTTGGTACTCAACGTGCTGAACTACTCAAAAACGAACTAGGCATACACCAATTTCAAGATTTACTTAACCTCTTCCCCAATCGATATATTGATCGTACTCGATTTTATAAAATCAGCGAACTGCAAAACAACTCTGCCGAGGTACAAATCGTTGGTAAAATCATACATCTTAAAACAGTAAGTTCGGGCAACAATAACCGATTGGTTGCCACTTTTACTGATGATATAAGTACAATGGAATTGGTTTGGTTTAAGGGCATCAAATGGCTGCGCGACACTTTAAAAATCAACGAACCTTACGTGATTTACGGAAAAATAAATTGGTTTAATGGGGCTTTTTCTATGCCACATCCTGAAATGGATTTGGTAGCTGATTTTAACCAAACGATGGGTAATACTATTCAACCCGTATATCCTTCCACCGAAAAATTATCTAAAAGAGGCGTTACCAATAGAGTAATTCGGCAACTGATGCAAAACTTATTTCAAGATGTAGGTAAAGCATTTTATGAAACACTCCCCCACTCCATACTTTCAAGTTTAAATCTGATTTCAAAATCAGAGGCTTTGGTAAATATTCATTTCCCAAAAAGTCAAGAACTTTTAGGTAAGGCTCAAATGCGTTTGAAATTTGAAGAGCTCTTTTACATCCAATTACAATTGGTCAGAAAAAACATTTTACAAAAACAACGTTTTAAAGGCTTTACTTTTGATAAGGTAGGCGAGGTTTTTTCCGATTTTTATAACAACCGATTGCCCTTTGACCTTACTCAAGCACAGAAACGCGTACTGAAAGAAATCCGTAATGATGTGGGGTCTAACGCTCAAATGAACCGACTGCTTCAAGGCGATGTAGGTTCAGGAAAAACCATTGTAGCACTAATGGCAATGCTACTTGCCATTGATAACGGCTTTCAGGCTTGTTTGATGGCGCCCACCGAAATCCTTGCCTCACAGCATTTTCAAAGTATTTCTGAGTTATTAGAGGGTTCGTCAGTGACCATTGCGCTTTTAACAGGCTCCACCAAAAACAGCCAACGCAAAATTATTGATGAGCAATTACAAGAAGGTTCATTACAGATTTTGGTAGGCACTCACGCTTTGTTGGAAGATAAAGTAAAGTTCAAAAACTTAGGTTTTGCCATTATTGACGAACAACATCGTTTTGGGGTAGAACAACGCTCTAAATTGTGGAAGAAAAATCACAGACCACCACATATTTTAGTAATGACCGCAACGCCCATACCGCGTACCTTAGCTATGAGTGTTTATGGTGATTTGGATATTTCTATCATTGATGAGCTTCCCCCTGGAAGAAAACCTATACAAACCGTACATCGTTACGAAAATCATCGTGCTAAAGTCTATGAATTTATAAAAAAGGAGATTGATCAAGGCAGACAAGCTTACGTGGTATATCCGCTTATAGAAGAATCCGAATCGTTAGACTTTAAGAACCTTACCGAAGGCTTTGAGTACATTGAAAATAGCTTTCCAAGACCCAAATACCAGATTTCTATGGTACACGGACGAATGAAACCTGCAGAGAAAGATGCCGAAATGGAAAAATTCAAGCAAGGCATTACGCAAATTATGGTAGCCACCACCGTAATTGAAGTAGGAGTCAATGTACCTAATGCTTCAGTTATGGTTATCGAAAGTGCAGAACGCTTTGGGCTTTCACAACTTCATCAATTACGCGGACGAGTAGGAAGAGGCAACCAACAAAGTTATTGTATCTTACTCACTGGAAATAAATTAGGGAGCGATTCACTCACCCGTATGCAAACAATGACTCAAACCAATGATGGCTTTCAAATTGCTGAAGTAGATTTAAAACTCCGCGGACCAGGTGATTTAATGGGTACGCAACAAAGTGGCGTTCTTGCCCTAAAAATTGCCGACTTGGTTAAAGACCAAACCCTCTTAAGGGCAGCCCGAGCAGAAGCTATTCAATTATTAAAATCAGACCCTGAGCTTAAAACCCCTGAAAACAGAACTGTTGCCTACACCTTACATCAATTACATACGCATAAAAATATCTGGACATTCATTAGCTAA
- a CDS encoding Gfo/Idh/MocA family protein: protein MKLKAGVLGAGHLGKIHLRLLNQSEKYELVGFYDPDQENAKQVSQTFGYHRFETIDALIAACDVVDVVTPTVNHFECAKQIITSGKHLFIEKPIANTVQEAESIIALAEKHGVKGQVGHVERFNPAFIAVRETITDPMFIEAHRLAEFNPRGTDVPVVLDLMIHDIDVILSVVKSKVKHISASGTMVISQSPDIANARIEFENGCVANLTASRISLKNMRKSRFFQKDAYISVDFLEKKVEVVKMKDAPKVPGDFDMILQNAEGKQKQIYFENPQISTNNAILDELETFADAINNNTTPIVTLQQGTEALRIAKQIVEKL from the coding sequence ATGAAATTGAAAGCAGGTGTTTTAGGTGCCGGACATTTGGGTAAGATACATTTACGTTTGTTAAATCAGTCCGAAAAATACGAGTTGGTAGGTTTTTATGACCCTGACCAAGAAAATGCAAAACAAGTATCTCAAACCTTTGGCTATCATCGTTTTGAAACCATTGACGCTTTAATAGCCGCTTGTGATGTGGTTGATGTAGTTACCCCTACCGTAAATCATTTTGAGTGTGCCAAACAAATAATTACCAGCGGAAAACATCTGTTTATTGAAAAACCTATTGCTAACACTGTTCAGGAGGCTGAAAGTATCATTGCATTAGCTGAAAAACACGGTGTCAAAGGTCAAGTAGGGCACGTAGAGCGTTTTAATCCTGCTTTTATAGCCGTACGCGAAACCATCACCGACCCGATGTTTATTGAAGCCCATCGTTTGGCAGAATTCAATCCTCGCGGAACGGATGTTCCTGTGGTTTTGGACTTAATGATACACGATATTGATGTGATTTTAAGCGTTGTAAAATCAAAAGTAAAACACATTTCTGCTAGCGGAACAATGGTCATCAGTCAATCGCCTGATATTGCCAATGCACGTATTGAGTTCGAAAATGGTTGTGTTGCTAATCTTACCGCAAGTCGTATATCCCTTAAAAATATGCGTAAATCACGCTTTTTCCAAAAAGATGCTTACATTTCAGTAGATTTCTTGGAAAAAAAGGTAGAAGTGGTAAAAATGAAAGATGCCCCAAAAGTTCCCGGCGATTTCGATATGATTTTGCAAAATGCCGAAGGAAAGCAAAAGCAAATCTACTTTGAAAATCCGCAAATTAGTACAAACAATGCCATTTTAGACGAATTAGAAACCTTTGCCGACGCCATCAATAATAATACCACCCCAATAGTTACACTACAACAAGGTACTGAAGCTCTGCGTATTGCTAAACAAATTGTTGAAAAATTATAA
- a CDS encoding YggS family pyridoxal phosphate-dependent enzyme gives MSITENLKQLKNTLPNDVILVAVSKFKPIADLQVAYQAGQRVFGESKIQEMTQKQEALPKDIQWHMIGHVQRNKVKYMAPYVSLIHGVDSLRLLEEINKQALKNNRVIDCLLQVHIAQEETKFGFNPQEIFDLITNPSFSNLKNIKIKGLMGMASFTSDETQIKKEFQLLKHCYDKLKTKEHPLLSIEFLSMGMSDDYPIALACGSNMIRVGSKIFGNRG, from the coding sequence ATGAGCATTACCGAAAACCTGAAACAACTCAAAAATACCCTACCTAATGATGTGATTTTGGTCGCTGTTTCCAAATTCAAACCCATTGCTGATTTGCAAGTTGCTTATCAGGCAGGACAGCGTGTATTTGGGGAAAGTAAAATTCAGGAAATGACTCAAAAACAAGAGGCACTACCCAAAGACATTCAGTGGCATATGATTGGTCACGTACAACGCAATAAGGTAAAATATATGGCACCATACGTAAGCCTTATTCACGGGGTAGATAGCCTTCGCCTTTTAGAAGAAATTAACAAACAAGCCCTTAAAAACAATCGAGTTATTGATTGTCTTTTGCAAGTGCATATTGCTCAAGAAGAAACCAAATTTGGTTTTAACCCACAAGAAATTTTCGACTTGATAACCAATCCTTCCTTTAGTAATTTAAAAAACATAAAAATCAAAGGACTTATGGGAATGGCAAGTTTTACCTCAGATGAAACCCAAATTAAAAAAGAATTTCAACTACTTAAACATTGTTATGACAAGTTAAAAACAAAAGAACATCCGCTTTTGAGTATCGAATTTTTATCTATGGGAATGAGTGACGATTACCCAATCGCTCTTGCTTGTGGTAGTAATATGATTCGAGTTGGTAGTAAAATCTTTGGCAATCGTGGATAA
- a CDS encoding 7-carboxy-7-deazaguanine synthase QueE produces the protein MLKKEIQIAVDKGEMLPLMEAFYTIQGEGFHKGTAAYFIRVGGCDVGCHWCDVKESWDAEKHPPTHIEDIVKQANNHSKTIVVTGGEPLTWNMNPLTQKLKAVGLSTHIETSGAYPLSGDWDWICLSPKKLKPPTVEILQKANELKIIIYNKHDFVFAQEMAAKVASNCILYLQPEWSRREKVIPEIVDFVMNNPKWKVSLQTHKYLNIP, from the coding sequence ATGTTAAAAAAAGAAATTCAAATTGCGGTAGATAAGGGCGAAATGCTCCCCTTAATGGAAGCTTTCTACACCATTCAAGGTGAAGGCTTCCATAAAGGGACGGCAGCATATTTCATCAGAGTCGGTGGATGCGATGTGGGTTGCCACTGGTGCGATGTAAAGGAAAGTTGGGATGCTGAAAAACACCCTCCAACACATATCGAAGATATTGTAAAACAAGCAAATAACCATTCTAAAACCATTGTAGTTACGGGAGGAGAACCACTGACTTGGAATATGAATCCGTTAACACAAAAATTAAAAGCAGTTGGTTTAAGCACACATATCGAAACCTCTGGGGCTTATCCACTTTCTGGAGATTGGGATTGGATTTGTCTTTCACCTAAAAAATTAAAACCTCCCACAGTGGAAATCCTCCAAAAGGCAAACGAACTAAAAATCATCATTTATAACAAACACGATTTTGTTTTTGCTCAAGAAATGGCAGCAAAAGTAGCATCAAATTGTATTTTGTACTTACAGCCCGAATGGAGCCGACGCGAAAAAGTTATCCCTGAGATTGTTGATTTCGTGATGAATAATCCTAAGTGGAAAGTATCTTTACAAACCCATAAGTATCTTAACATTCCTTAA
- a CDS encoding cell division protein ZapA — protein sequence MDNTLKIKLSIGDRVYPMRILPHQEEGFRKAAKSINDMIHQFEMNYELKDKTDALAMCAISLATRIEQSKLNEDSQVVETKEKLEEIHTLIDEIAQKNVL from the coding sequence ATGGATAACACATTAAAAATCAAACTTTCTATTGGAGATAGAGTATATCCGATGCGGATTTTACCCCATCAAGAAGAAGGTTTTAGAAAGGCAGCAAAGAGCATCAATGATATGATTCACCAGTTTGAAATGAACTACGAACTCAAAGATAAAACGGATGCTTTAGCGATGTGTGCTATTTCTTTAGCCACTAGAATTGAACAATCAAAACTAAATGAAGATTCTCAAGTGGTGGAAACAAAGGAAAAACTTGAAGAAATTCACACGCTTATTGATGAAATAGCACAAAAAAATGTTCTTTAA
- the rny gene encoding ribonuclease Y produces MDTTLILGIIIACILGIAIGVAIAKFLEKKNASKIISNAQNEAKNLLREAKSEAENIKKDKILQAKEKFLELKAEHEKVISSKDKKMAEAEKRIRDKESQVSNELAQNKKLKEDLENKNKDAEQKLSNLDKKQEEIERLHKNQIKQLEIISGLSAQEAKIQLIDSLKNEAQADAMAYIQNTIEEAKLTARQEAKKIVINTIQRIGTEEAIDNCVSVFNLESDDIKGRIIGREGRNIRALEAATGVEIIVDDTPEAIILSCFDAVRREIARLSLHKLVTDGRIHPARIEEVVEKTTKQIEDEIVEIGKRTIIDLGIHGLHPELVKCVGRMKYRSSYGQNLLQHSREVAKLCGLMAAELGLNVKLAKRAGLLHDIGKVPQVETEVPHAILGMEWAEKYGEKPEVCNAIGAHHDEIEMTSLLSPIVQVCDAISGARPGARRQVLDSYIQRLKDLEDAAFTFNGVKKAYAIQAGRELRVIVESEKVSDEKASELSFNLSQKIQTDMTYPGQVKVTVIRETRSVNIAK; encoded by the coding sequence ATGGATACAACACTGATATTAGGAATTATAATTGCCTGTATTTTAGGAATTGCCATCGGGGTGGCAATTGCCAAATTCTTAGAGAAGAAAAACGCGTCAAAAATCATTAGCAATGCACAAAATGAAGCCAAAAATCTTCTAAGAGAAGCTAAAAGTGAAGCTGAAAACATCAAAAAAGATAAAATTCTACAAGCCAAAGAAAAGTTTTTGGAACTTAAAGCTGAACACGAAAAGGTAATCAGTAGTAAAGACAAAAAAATGGCAGAAGCGGAAAAACGTATCCGCGATAAAGAATCACAAGTTTCTAACGAGTTGGCTCAGAATAAAAAACTCAAAGAGGACTTAGAAAATAAAAATAAAGATGCTGAACAAAAACTCTCTAATTTAGATAAAAAACAAGAGGAAATTGAGCGTCTTCATAAAAACCAAATCAAACAGTTGGAAATTATTTCTGGGCTTTCTGCACAAGAAGCTAAAATTCAACTAATTGATTCATTAAAAAATGAAGCACAAGCCGATGCAATGGCCTATATTCAAAACACAATTGAGGAGGCTAAACTCACTGCACGGCAAGAAGCTAAAAAAATAGTAATCAACACTATACAACGTATAGGAACAGAAGAGGCAATTGATAACTGCGTTTCGGTTTTCAATTTAGAATCAGATGATATTAAAGGGCGTATCATCGGACGGGAAGGGCGAAACATCCGTGCTTTAGAGGCAGCAACTGGCGTAGAAATCATTGTTGATGACACTCCTGAAGCCATCATTTTATCTTGCTTTGATGCTGTCCGAAGAGAAATTGCTCGTCTTTCACTACACAAATTAGTAACTGACGGACGCATTCATCCTGCTCGAATTGAAGAAGTGGTAGAAAAAACAACCAAACAAATAGAAGATGAAATTGTTGAAATTGGAAAACGAACAATCATTGACCTTGGAATACACGGACTTCATCCTGAATTGGTAAAATGTGTTGGACGTATGAAATACCGCTCTTCGTATGGACAAAATTTACTGCAACACTCACGCGAAGTAGCTAAATTGTGCGGACTTATGGCAGCTGAGCTCGGATTAAATGTGAAATTAGCCAAACGTGCTGGGCTTTTACACGATATAGGGAAAGTGCCACAGGTAGAAACCGAAGTTCCTCACGCCATTTTAGGTATGGAATGGGCAGAAAAATATGGCGAGAAACCAGAAGTTTGCAACGCTATTGGCGCTCACCACGACGAAATTGAAATGACTTCTTTGCTTTCACCTATAGTACAGGTTTGCGATGCCATCAGTGGTGCGCGTCCTGGTGCCCGTCGACAAGTATTAGATTCTTATATTCAGCGACTAAAAGACTTAGAAGATGCTGCATTCACATTTAATGGTGTGAAAAAAGCATACGCTATTCAAGCAGGGCGAGAGTTACGCGTAATTGTAGAGAGTGAAAAAGTAAGTGATGAAAAAGCTTCGGAGCTTTCTTTTAACTTATCTCAAAAAATTCAAACAGATATGACCTATCCTGGACAAGTAAAAGTAACCGTAATTCGTGAAACCCGTTCAGTAAACATCGCAAAATAG